The Toxoplasma gondii ME49 unplaced genomic scaffold asmbl.602, whole genome shotgun sequence genome contains the following window.
CTGCGCAGGGAATTTTACTATTTGGTCCGCCAGGAAACGGCAAAACATTACTGGTATATTTATTCTGACACAGTTTTTAATTTATTTTTGCCTAAAATTTAAAAATTGTAGATATATTCTATCAATCTACACATGTTACATTTTTCATTATAAATTATAATGTAGAGCTATATATTTGGATTTTCTGAATTTTTTTTAGATTAGATATGCTTTCGAATTTTAGGCTCGTGCTGTAGCTGGAGAATGTGGTTCAACGATGTTCCTGAATGTTTCAGCAGCTTCACTAACTTCAAAATGGGTTGGTGATGCTGAAAAAATTGTCCGCGCTTTATTTCAAATTGCTCGTAATGGGCAACCAACAATCATATTCATCGATGAAATTGACTCCATTTTGTGTGAACGTAATGAGAAGGAAACTGAGGTTTGTTCAACATATTTCTGTAATAATTATAAGTTTTATATACGTCAATCTAAATTTAGCTTTTGTCATATTGGATTCAGAATAACTTTACCCTGAACTTTTGAAATCCCTTTCCATTTCAGGTTTCAAGACGTATGAAAACGGAATTTCTAATTCAAATGGATGGTATGTTATCGTCAAAAGATGATCGTTTACTGGTGATTGGTGCAACAAATCGCCCTGAAGAGCTCGATTCAGCCATTCTACGCCGATTTCCAAAACGAATTCTCATTGATGTACCAAATGCAGCAGCACGCCTTAAACTAATCATGTCATTgctcgagaaaacgaaaacttCATTTGACCTCGGTCTTACACAAAGGCAGTAAGTCCCC
Protein-coding sequences here:
- a CDS encoding ATPase, AAA family protein (encoded by transcript TGME49_302150), which translates into the protein MFLNVSAASLTSKWVGDAEKIVRALFQIARNGQPTIIFIDEIDSILCERNEKETEVSRRMKTEFLIQMDGMLSSKDDRLLVIGATNRPEELDSAILRRFPKRILIDVPNAAARLKLIMSLLEKTKTSFDLGLTQRQILAEWTHGYSNSDLVALCREAAMVPIRDLSRKDIKNLVSTELRPITLRDFEIAMKAIKPSTNERMLQKLRKYAATAGQSD